A single Amphiura filiformis chromosome 8, Afil_fr2py, whole genome shotgun sequence DNA region contains:
- the LOC140158377 gene encoding uncharacterized protein — MPPHQAACQFRPKVFQVSMEDPVMSSVVGGPQSPASSIDKDEDKPLHSPMPMVSGIADANPSHCHTVLLCGQPIAALMIDGRERLCLAQISNTLLKNFSYNEIHNRRVALGITCVQCTPVQLEILRRAGAMPVSSRRCGMISKREAERLCKSFLCDNGPPKLPDNFVFEVFHACAWGCRGNFMPSRYNSSRAKCIKCVYCNLFFSPNKFIFHSHRTPTSKYQQPDAANFNSWRRHIKLLDDANGEPSDDLLHAWEDVKAMFNGGSRKRSMYHATHATPSPRASHNPNIGLTPPAAKTSRLDLDPVINNLSLGHGIGYPLMPIPNRSSFTTGGNDSLANDKQDNQTMFGSGGSFFGRQFATQAIRPRTFTDLFWPNGRVPYPFTTGFWPKGRDGNFTMVSSTAAAAAAAAAIDKKFSTTCCPLTTENSTRFLGSLKMSTQGNVIDNEREEIREGIKTRSIPPMQSYYQEQTDMGSKNKYMSAFRRVKKAASSSERDLGFLESNNEEERLSSPLETPLDRETSPVNVGIRLYDGCGLESPENADEECITKQGAKDDYSGEEKRNEDDSSDETGGTNERQDSGNVDVLGADDEERAETATGEAESKRFSESPSSQKEDMFRVCSPGVVAGSETENTTEGDPILHKQTLTSNDELKRELLKEAEERERITRECRMLKDSFEGFMKREVQYRQLKDQLCLELDHERKARLNTQHKLKEAQETLQEFSYKMLLTRHCVEGTRSTAYPRTGENHE, encoded by the exons ATGCCTCCGCATCAGGCTGCATGTCAATTTAG ACCTAAAGTGTTTCAAGTGAGCATGGAGGACCCAGTGATGTCTTCAGTCGTAGGAGGTCCCCAATCACCAGCTTCATCAATCGACAAAGATGAGGATAAACCGCTTCATAGTCCCATGCCAATGGTATCTGGTATAGCAGATGCAAACCCAAGTCATTGTCATACGGTATTGCTTTGCGGCCAGCCGATTGCTGCGCTTATGATAGACGGCAGAGAACGACTCTGCTTAGCTCAGATTTCTAACACCCTGTTGAAGAATTTCAGCTACAATGAGATACACAACCGACGCGTTGCTCTCGGCATAACTTGTGTGCAGTGCACACCCGTACAGCTTGAGATACTGAGACGCGCAGGAGCAATGCCAGTCTCGTCTCGCCGGTGTGGCATGATCAGCAAACGCGAGGCAGAACGTCTTTGTAAATCATTCCTATGCGACAACGGTCCACCAAAACTACCAGATAATTTCGTATTTGAAGTTTTTCACGCGTGCGCATGGGGTTGTCGCGGTAATTTCATGCCATCTCGATACAACAGCTCGCGTGCAAAATGTATCAAATGCGTTTACTGCAATTTGTTCTTTTCACCAAATAAATTCATTTTCCACTCTCACCGCACCCCTACATCTAAATACCAACAACCAGATGCGGCTAATTTCAATTCCTGGCGACGTCATATTAAATTATTAGATGATGCTAATGGTGAGCCTTCAGATGACCTCCTTCATGCATGGGAAGACGTCAAGGCCATGTTCAATGGTGGAAGTCGCAAGCGATCTATGTATCATGCAACTCATGCAACGCCATCACCAAGAGCAAGTCATAACCCCAACATAGGTCTTACCCCACCCGCTGCAAAAACTAGTAGACTAGACCTCGATCCGGTTATCAATAACTTATCTTTAGGCCATGGTATCGGATACCCGTTAATGCCCATCCCTAACCGCTCATCATTCACAACTGGTGGAAATGACTCCTTAGCCAACGACAAACAAGACAATCAAACAATGTTCGGTTCCGGTGGATCATTTTTTGGAAGACAGTTCGCAACCCAAGCTATCCGACCTCGGACCTTTACCGATCTGTTTTGGCCAAACGGTCGTGTCCCGTATCCTTTTACAACTGGATTTTGGCCAAAGGGTAGAGATGGTAATTTTACAATGGTTTCAAGTACAGCAGCAGCAGCTGCAGCAGCAGCGGCAATTGATAAGAAGTTTAGCACCACTTGTTGTCCGCTGACAACTGAGAACAGTACTCGGTTTTTAGGAAGCTTGAAAATGTCAACGCAGGGTAACGTAATTGACAATGAAAGAGAAGAGATCCGGGAGGGTATCAAAACAAGATCAATACCACCGATGCAGTCATATTATCAAGAACAAACCGATATGgggagtaaaaataagtacatgtCAGCATTCCGACGCGTTAAAAAGGCAGCTTCCTCGTCAGAGCGTGACCTTGGCTTTTTGGAAAGCAACAACGAAGAAGAAAGACTTTCGAGTCCGTTGGAGACCCCACTTGACCGCGAAACATCGCCAGTGAATGTTGGAATTAGACTTTATGACGGGTGTGGTTTGGAATCTCCTGAGAATGCAGACGAGGAGTGTATCACAAAGCAAGGGGCTAAAGATGATTACAGTGGTGAAGAGAAAAGGAATGAAGATGACTCAAGTGATGAAACAGGTGGAACAAATGAGAGGCAAGACAGCGGCAATGTCGATGTACTTGGAGCTGACGATGAGGAAAGAGCAGAGACCGCTACTGGGGAGGCTGAAAGTAAG CGATTTTCTGAGAGTCCATCGTCACAAAAAGAAGATATGTTTAGAGTATGTTCTCCGGGAGTAGTCGCAGGAAGTGAAACGGAAAACACGACTGAAGGAGACCCCATACTTCATAAACAGACACTCACATCAAACG aTGAACTAAAGAGAGAATTGTTGAAAGAAGCTGAAGAAAGAGAGCGAATTACCCGAGAGTGTCGAATGCTTAAAG ACTCATTTGAGGGTTTCATGAAGCGCGAAGTTCAGTACAGGCAGCTTAAAG atcAATTGTGTTTGGAGCTTGACCACGAGCGAAAAGCACGTCTCAACACACAGCACAAGTTAAAAG AAGCGCAAGAAACATTACAAGAATTCTCCTACAAAATGCTATTAACAAGACATTGTGTGGAGGGGACTCGCAGTACGGCATACCCACGTACCGGAGAGAACCACGAATGA